A stretch of the Macrobrachium nipponense isolate FS-2020 chromosome 23, ASM1510439v2, whole genome shotgun sequence genome encodes the following:
- the LOC135196265 gene encoding protein gustavus-like, whose translation MSSDYTCPKRLDFLLKMPPIPREASLKHAWNAEDRSLNIFVKDDKMTFHRHPVAQSTDGIRGKVSYTKGLHLWEIHWSTRQRGTHAIVGVATNEAPLHSRGYQGLVGSNDQSWGWDLGRNKLCHNTRQGNPDITYPSLLNNNETFVVPDKFYGK comes from the exons atgtcctcGGATTATACCTGCCCCAAACGGTTAGACTTCCTCCTCAAGATGCCGCCCATCCCACGAGAGGCTTCACTCAAGCACGCATGGAATGCAGAAGACAGATCGCTCAATATTTTTGTCAAG GATGACAAAATGACGTTCCATCGACACCCTGTTGCCCAGAGTACAGATGGTATAAGAGGAAAAGTTAGTTATACAAAAGGTCTCCATTTATGGGAAATACACTGGTCTACTCGGCAACGGGGTACACACGCTATTGTAGGGGTTGCCACTAATGAAGCACCTTTACATTCTCGGGGATA CCAGGGTTTGGTAGGCAGTAATGACCAGTCATGGGGCTGGGACCTAGGCCGAAATAAGTTGTGTCACAATACCAGGCAAGGCAACCCGGACATTACTTATCCTTCATTATTAAACAACAATGAGACCTTCGTTGTCCCAGATAAATTTTATGGTAAGTAG